Proteins co-encoded in one Cupriavidus nantongensis genomic window:
- a CDS encoding DUF2798 domain-containing protein — translation MNVELKRKIAFALSMGVVTTGIISFALLALNIGFTEAFVLTWLRSWGVGYVIVIPAILLVGPRLQARVERWVR, via the coding sequence ATGAACGTAGAACTGAAACGGAAAATCGCCTTCGCGCTGTCGATGGGCGTGGTCACCACGGGGATCATCTCGTTCGCCCTGCTCGCCCTCAATATCGGGTTCACCGAGGCATTTGTGCTGACGTGGCTGCGCTCGTGGGGGGTCGGCTATGTGATCGTGATTCCCGCCATCCTGCTGGTCGGGCCGCGCCTGCAGGCGCGGGTCGAGCGCTGGGTCCGCTAG
- a CDS encoding phosphodiesterase — MMQNAPSATPYLVAHITDLHIKAGGKLSYRRVDTAGALRQCIDTLLALPQRPDIAVVTGDLVDFGSEDEYRFLRGILDSLLIPVRLMPGNHDSRGALRRVFSDHADHAYLFAAGDGDAPVHYRIDAGPLTLIAFDCTVPGHSGGRVDPDALPWLESALAAAPQRPTLLMLHHPPFHTGIGHMDQQGLENAALLEAVVRRHPQVERVLCGHLHRHITRRFGGTIAMTAPGPAHQVALDLDPQAASRFRMEPPGMLLHWWHPVHGLVTHAVAIGDHGPAYPFFDAQGKLID; from the coding sequence ATGATGCAGAACGCCCCCTCGGCCACTCCCTACCTGGTCGCCCACATCACGGACCTGCATATCAAGGCGGGCGGCAAGCTCTCCTACCGGCGCGTGGATACCGCAGGCGCCCTGCGCCAGTGCATCGACACGCTGCTGGCGTTGCCGCAGCGCCCCGACATTGCGGTGGTGACCGGCGACCTGGTCGACTTCGGCAGCGAGGATGAATATCGCTTTCTGCGCGGGATCCTTGACTCCTTGCTGATACCGGTGCGGCTGATGCCGGGCAATCACGACAGCCGCGGCGCACTGCGCCGCGTATTTTCCGATCACGCCGATCACGCCTATCTGTTCGCCGCGGGCGATGGCGACGCCCCGGTCCATTACCGCATCGACGCGGGGCCTTTGACGCTGATCGCCTTCGACTGCACCGTCCCCGGCCATAGCGGCGGGCGCGTCGACCCGGATGCGCTGCCATGGCTGGAATCCGCGCTGGCCGCTGCCCCGCAGCGCCCCACGCTGCTGATGCTGCATCACCCGCCTTTCCACACCGGCATCGGCCATATGGACCAGCAGGGCCTGGAGAACGCCGCGCTGCTCGAGGCCGTGGTGCGACGCCATCCACAGGTGGAGCGGGTGCTGTGCGGCCATCTGCATCGGCATATCACCCGGCGCTTCGGCGGCACCATCGCCATGACCGCGCCCGGCCCGGCGCACCAGGTCGCGCTGGACCTCGATCCGCAGGCGGCTTCGCGCTTCCGGATGGAGCCGCCGGGCATGCTGCTGCACTGGTGGCATCCCGTGCACGGACTGGTCACCCATGCCGTTGCCATCGGGGACCATGGGCCTGCTTATCCGTTCTTCGATGCGCAGGGGAAGCTGATCGACTGA
- a CDS encoding ABC transporter permease yields the protein MKTNRRGSAYWAQLALTLAVCAFMTVPVALSVLAGLTNNIFVGLQSGLTTRWVEEVWGLYRNTIFLSLWIALACLLCTLVLGVPAAYYMALRRSRVTRLIEELLMLPVAIPGLATALGLILLYGGLPWLRTSWVFILIGHVLFTLPFMVRSVLAIMSAIDIRTLEDAAASLGATRMQRFFTVVLPNCRQGILAGALMVVTLSVGEFNLTWMLHTPTTQTLPVGLADSYASMRLEIGSAYTIVFFLMIIPLLVIMQLVSALGARTQRHVVQDTAMPFAGTVTTSLNSPAGPDSTPQSQPQTEAPRHA from the coding sequence ATGAAGACCAACCGTCGCGGCTCCGCCTATTGGGCGCAACTCGCACTGACGCTCGCCGTTTGCGCGTTCATGACTGTCCCCGTGGCGCTGTCGGTGCTGGCCGGCCTCACCAACAATATCTTCGTCGGGCTGCAGAGCGGCCTGACCACGCGCTGGGTCGAGGAAGTGTGGGGCCTGTACCGCAACACCATCTTCCTGTCGCTATGGATCGCGCTGGCGTGCCTGCTCTGCACGCTGGTGCTCGGCGTTCCAGCCGCCTATTACATGGCGCTGCGCCGCAGCCGCGTGACCCGGCTGATCGAGGAATTGCTGATGTTGCCGGTGGCGATCCCCGGACTCGCGACCGCGCTCGGCCTGATCCTGTTGTATGGCGGCCTGCCATGGCTGCGCACCAGCTGGGTCTTCATCCTGATCGGGCATGTGCTGTTCACGCTGCCCTTCATGGTGCGCTCGGTGCTGGCCATCATGTCCGCCATCGATATTCGCACGCTCGAGGACGCCGCCGCCAGTCTCGGCGCGACCCGCATGCAGCGTTTTTTCACCGTGGTGCTGCCGAATTGCCGGCAAGGGATACTCGCCGGCGCGCTGATGGTGGTGACGCTTTCGGTCGGCGAATTCAACCTGACCTGGATGCTCCATACGCCCACCACGCAGACGCTTCCGGTCGGGCTCGCCGACAGCTACGCCTCGATGCGCCTGGAGATCGGCTCTGCCTACACCATCGTGTTTTTCCTGATGATCATTCCGCTGCTGGTGATCATGCAACTGGTGTCCGCGCTGGGTGCCCGGACCCAACGACATGTGGTGCAGGACACGGCCATGCCGTTCGCCGGCACGGTCACCACTTCGCTGAACTCGCCAGCCGGACCGGACAGCACGCCGCAATCCCAGCCACAGACGGAGGCCCCTCGCCATGCATGA
- a CDS encoding MipA/OmpV family protein — protein MRAGFCASQPRHASPQTGPRKRWRALPAIAAAFATTCAAQDFDAIDRPLWEAGLGVGGITLPHYRGSDSRANLLFPVPYFVYRGEHLRADRNGVRGKLFDSDQIELNVSLGLSLPVRSSQDEVRRGMPDLKTAVEIGPSLAITLWHSAEDRTRLDLRLPVRLAVTVESSPRAIGWIFSPNLNLDVANVGGLPGWNLGLMAGPLFSTARYNQYFYSVDEQFATAARPAYRAQGGYSGSMALASLSKRFRHVWFGAFVRYDRLDGATFENSPLVRQKDALAAGLALSWIFGQSSTYVQSRE, from the coding sequence ATGCGAGCCGGGTTTTGCGCCAGCCAACCACGGCATGCTTCGCCACAGACCGGGCCGCGCAAGCGCTGGCGCGCTCTCCCGGCCATTGCCGCAGCCTTCGCCACCACCTGCGCGGCGCAGGACTTCGATGCCATCGACCGGCCGTTGTGGGAGGCCGGGCTTGGGGTCGGCGGCATCACCCTGCCGCACTACCGCGGCTCGGACTCGCGCGCCAACCTGCTGTTTCCGGTGCCCTACTTCGTCTACCGCGGCGAGCACCTGCGCGCGGACCGCAACGGCGTGCGCGGCAAGCTGTTCGACAGCGACCAGATCGAACTCAATGTCAGCCTCGGCCTCTCGCTACCGGTCAGGAGCAGCCAGGATGAAGTCCGCCGCGGCATGCCGGATCTCAAGACCGCGGTGGAAATCGGGCCTTCGCTGGCGATCACGCTCTGGCATTCCGCCGAGGACCGCACCAGGCTGGACCTGCGGCTGCCCGTACGGCTGGCCGTGACCGTGGAATCGTCGCCCAGGGCGATCGGCTGGATCTTTTCACCTAACCTGAACCTCGACGTTGCCAACGTTGGCGGCCTGCCCGGCTGGAACCTGGGCCTGATGGCGGGTCCGCTGTTCTCGACCGCGCGCTACAACCAGTATTTCTATTCCGTCGACGAGCAATTCGCCACCGCGGCGCGACCGGCCTACCGAGCACAGGGCGGCTATTCCGGCAGCATGGCGCTGGCTTCGCTGTCCAAGCGCTTCCGCCATGTCTGGTTCGGCGCCTTCGTCCGCTACGACCGGCTCGACGGCGCCACCTTCGAAAACAGCCCGCTGGTGCGCCAGAAGGACGCCCTGGCCGCCGGACTGGCGCTGAGCTGGATCTTCGGGCAGTCGTCGACATACGTGCAAAGCCGGGAATAA
- a CDS encoding ABC transporter substrate-binding protein, whose translation MQSTSSWLRRLRWLLPTVGAVVFSHAAAAQTAICYNCPPEWADWAAQIRAIKEKTGVTVPHDNKNSGQSLAQIVAEKANPVADVVYYGVTFGIQAQKEGVTAPYKPANWNDIPDGLKDPQGHWFAIHSGTLGLMVNVDALRGKPVPQSWADLQKPEYKGMVGYLDPASAFVGYVGAVAINQALGGSLDNFGPALKFFKDLQKNQPIVPKQTAYARVLSGEIPILLDYDFNAYRARYKDRANVAFVIPREGSLVVPYVMSMVNKAPHPAEARKVLDFVLSDAGQSLWANAYLRPVRAKAVSKEVEARFLPASDYARAKTIDYGKMAEVQKTFSDQYLKEVR comes from the coding sequence ATGCAATCGACTTCGTCCTGGCTGCGCCGCTTGCGCTGGCTGCTGCCCACGGTTGGCGCGGTCGTATTCAGCCACGCCGCGGCCGCGCAAACGGCAATCTGCTACAACTGCCCGCCGGAATGGGCGGACTGGGCAGCGCAGATCCGCGCGATCAAGGAGAAGACCGGCGTCACGGTGCCGCACGACAACAAGAACTCGGGCCAGTCGCTGGCCCAGATCGTCGCGGAAAAGGCCAATCCGGTGGCCGACGTGGTGTATTACGGCGTGACCTTCGGCATCCAGGCGCAGAAGGAAGGCGTGACGGCCCCGTACAAGCCCGCCAACTGGAATGACATTCCCGACGGCCTGAAGGATCCGCAGGGCCACTGGTTTGCCATCCATTCGGGCACGCTGGGCCTGATGGTCAATGTCGACGCGTTGCGCGGCAAGCCGGTGCCGCAGTCATGGGCCGACCTGCAGAAGCCCGAGTACAAGGGCATGGTCGGCTATCTCGACCCGGCCAGCGCCTTTGTCGGCTATGTCGGCGCGGTGGCGATCAACCAGGCCCTGGGCGGCTCGCTGGACAACTTCGGCCCGGCCCTCAAGTTCTTCAAGGACCTGCAGAAGAACCAGCCCATCGTGCCGAAGCAGACCGCGTACGCGCGCGTGCTGTCCGGTGAAATCCCGATCCTGCTGGACTACGACTTCAACGCCTATCGCGCGCGCTACAAGGATCGCGCCAACGTTGCCTTCGTGATTCCCAGGGAGGGCTCGCTGGTGGTGCCCTACGTCATGAGCATGGTCAACAAGGCGCCGCACCCTGCGGAAGCCCGCAAGGTGCTGGACTTCGTGCTGTCCGACGCCGGCCAGTCGCTTTGGGCCAATGCGTATCTGCGCCCGGTACGGGCCAAGGCAGTGTCCAAGGAAGTTGAGGCCCGCTTCCTGCCGGCCTCGGACTATGCGCGCGCGAAGACCATCGACTACGGCAAGATGGCCGAAGTGCAAAAGACCTTCAGCGACCAGTACCTGAAGGAAGTGCGCTGA
- a CDS encoding ABC transporter permease: MRRRTTAPTARTLIVFALPALIVFLAFFCLPMAKLLAVSVAGENGAGVYWTVLSSPRYLHSLLSTVLLSASVTLATLAIAGVAGTFLQRHPVPGKPVLVAMLTFPLAFPGVVIGFMVIMLGGRNGLLASVGDLLAGERWTFAYGMAGLFVGYLYFSIPRVILTVMAAVEKLDASLEEAARSLGAGRWRVVRDVMLPALMPALISSGAICFATSMGAFGTAFTLATQLDVLPLTIYNEFTNYANFGMAAALSILLGVVTWALLAVARHLSGNAVAATA, encoded by the coding sequence ATGCGCCGTCGCACCACTGCGCCAACCGCCCGCACGCTGATCGTCTTCGCACTGCCGGCGCTGATCGTTTTCCTGGCGTTCTTCTGCCTGCCGATGGCCAAGTTGCTGGCGGTCAGCGTGGCCGGGGAAAACGGCGCGGGAGTCTACTGGACCGTGCTGTCGAGCCCGCGCTACCTGCACAGCCTGCTGTCCACGGTGCTGCTGTCGGCCTCGGTGACGCTGGCCACGCTGGCGATCGCCGGCGTGGCGGGCACCTTCCTGCAGCGGCATCCGGTGCCGGGCAAGCCGGTGCTGGTCGCGATGCTGACCTTTCCGCTGGCCTTCCCCGGCGTGGTGATCGGTTTCATGGTCATCATGCTGGGCGGGCGCAACGGCCTGCTCGCATCGGTGGGCGACCTGCTCGCCGGCGAGCGCTGGACCTTTGCCTATGGCATGGCCGGGTTGTTCGTCGGCTACCTGTATTTCTCGATTCCACGCGTGATCCTGACCGTGATGGCGGCGGTCGAAAAACTCGACGCCTCGCTGGAGGAAGCGGCCCGCTCACTGGGCGCCGGCCGTTGGCGCGTGGTGCGCGACGTGATGCTGCCCGCGCTGATGCCCGCGCTGATCTCCAGCGGCGCGATCTGCTTCGCCACCAGCATGGGCGCGTTCGGCACCGCCTTTACCCTTGCCACGCAACTCGACGTGCTTCCGCTCACGATCTACAACGAGTTCACCAACTACGCCAACTTCGGCATGGCCGCCGCGCTGTCCATCCTGCTCGGTGTCGTGACCTGGGCGCTGCTGGCGGTGGCGCGTCATCTTTCCGGCAACGCGGTTGCCGCCACCGCGTAG
- a CDS encoding carboxymuconolactone decarboxylase family protein, whose product MTQRLNYFQQSPELSKKLMELNSLFAKTTLEQHIRELVEIRASQLNGCAFCVDMHIKMAKIHGERELRLHHVAISRESTLFSPRERAALAWTEALTHLPAQGVPDDVYERVRTQYSEQELSDLTFMVGAINTWNRLNVAFRMVPGSSDKAFGLDKANLE is encoded by the coding sequence ATGACGCAACGCCTCAACTACTTCCAGCAATCCCCGGAGCTGTCCAAGAAGCTCATGGAGCTCAACAGCCTGTTCGCGAAAACGACGCTCGAGCAGCACATTCGCGAGCTCGTCGAGATTCGCGCGTCGCAGCTCAACGGCTGCGCGTTCTGCGTCGACATGCACATCAAGATGGCAAAAATCCACGGCGAGCGCGAGCTGCGGCTGCATCACGTGGCGATCTCGCGCGAATCGACGCTGTTCTCGCCGCGCGAGCGCGCCGCGCTGGCCTGGACCGAGGCGCTGACCCATTTGCCCGCGCAAGGGGTACCGGACGATGTCTACGAGCGCGTGCGCACGCAGTATTCCGAGCAGGAGCTGTCCGACCTGACTTTCATGGTCGGCGCCATCAACACCTGGAACCGGCTGAACGTCGCCTTCCGCATGGTGCCGGGTTCCTCCGACAAGGCCTTCGGGCTGGACAAGGCCAACCTGGAGTAA
- the ppk1 gene encoding polyphosphate kinase 1, translating into MRHESGVMHGEPQEPPGRDPADAATLPNGNARYINRELSQLEFFYRVLQQAADPAMPLLERLRALCTFSSNLDEFYEVRVAGLKEQCVLSSPVVGPDGLTPQAVYAAVNQRVRELVDQQYRLFNDVLIPAMAQEQICFLRRPSWNAAQQDWIREFFFAELMPVLTPIRLDPAHPFPRVLNKSLNFAVELEGKDAFGRSSGNAIVQAPRALPRVIALPAEIAGCEHGFVFLSSILHAHVGELFSGMTVRGCYQFRVTRNSELFVDEEEVKNLREALQGELPHRHLGDAVRLEVADNCPRAMTAFLQEQFGLAPAEVFAVNGPVNLVRMMQVPDQVDRPELKYPPFRPGLPKALRDQPDIFRAMRDGDILLHHPFQSFAPVVDFVRQAAQDPDVVAISQTVYRAGHDSALLSSLIEAARNGKEVTAVVELMARFDEEANIGWAGQLEEVGAHVVYGVVGFKAHAKMLMVVRREDGRLRRYVHLGTGNYHHETSRSYTDFGLLTCDEALTQDVAQVFSQLTGRGQTQSMTHIWQSPFTLKQQLLAAIRGETEHARAGREGRIVAKMNMLLEPELIQALYDASGQGVRIDLIVRGACALRPGVAGLSEHITVKSVMGRFLEHSRIFCFHDGGAERVMLSSGEWMERSLSRRIEICFPVLDARLKARILAEGLEPYLSDRREAWMMTPEGNYVRPPVPDGESAQRRLLAALT; encoded by the coding sequence ATGAGACACGAATCTGGCGTCATGCACGGCGAACCGCAGGAGCCCCCCGGGCGCGACCCGGCGGATGCGGCGACCTTGCCCAACGGCAATGCGCGCTACATCAATCGCGAACTCAGCCAGCTGGAATTCTTTTACCGCGTGCTGCAGCAGGCGGCCGACCCCGCCATGCCGCTGCTCGAGCGCCTGCGGGCCCTGTGCACCTTCAGCAGCAACCTCGACGAGTTCTACGAAGTCCGCGTGGCGGGATTGAAGGAACAGTGCGTGCTGTCGTCGCCGGTGGTCGGCCCGGACGGGCTGACGCCCCAGGCTGTTTATGCCGCGGTCAACCAGCGCGTGCGTGAGCTGGTCGATCAGCAGTACCGGCTGTTCAATGACGTGCTGATTCCTGCCATGGCGCAGGAGCAGATCTGCTTCCTGCGGCGGCCATCGTGGAACGCCGCGCAGCAAGACTGGATTCGCGAGTTCTTCTTTGCCGAGCTGATGCCGGTCCTGACGCCGATCCGGCTGGACCCGGCGCATCCGTTCCCGCGGGTGCTGAACAAGAGCCTGAACTTCGCCGTCGAGCTCGAGGGCAAGGATGCATTCGGCCGCAGTTCCGGCAATGCCATCGTGCAGGCGCCCCGGGCGCTGCCGCGCGTGATCGCGCTGCCGGCGGAGATCGCCGGATGCGAACACGGCTTCGTGTTCCTCTCTTCGATCCTGCATGCCCACGTCGGCGAGCTGTTCAGCGGCATGACGGTGCGCGGCTGCTACCAGTTCCGGGTCACGCGCAACAGCGAGCTGTTTGTCGACGAGGAAGAGGTCAAGAACCTGCGCGAGGCGCTGCAGGGCGAGCTGCCGCACCGGCACCTGGGCGATGCGGTGCGGCTCGAGGTGGCTGACAACTGCCCGCGCGCCATGACCGCGTTCCTGCAGGAGCAGTTTGGCCTCGCGCCGGCCGAGGTGTTCGCGGTCAACGGCCCGGTCAACCTGGTCCGCATGATGCAGGTGCCGGACCAGGTCGACCGGCCGGAACTGAAATACCCGCCGTTCCGGCCGGGCTTGCCGAAGGCGCTGCGAGACCAGCCCGATATCTTCCGCGCGATGCGCGATGGCGACATCCTGCTGCACCATCCGTTCCAGTCGTTTGCGCCGGTGGTCGATTTCGTCAGGCAGGCAGCACAGGATCCTGACGTGGTGGCGATCAGCCAGACGGTGTACCGGGCCGGGCACGACTCGGCGCTGCTGTCGTCGCTGATCGAGGCAGCCCGCAACGGCAAAGAGGTCACGGCCGTGGTGGAGCTGATGGCGCGCTTCGACGAAGAAGCCAACATCGGCTGGGCGGGCCAGCTCGAGGAAGTGGGGGCGCATGTGGTCTATGGCGTGGTCGGTTTCAAGGCGCACGCCAAGATGCTGATGGTGGTGCGGCGCGAGGACGGACGACTGCGGCGCTACGTGCATCTCGGCACCGGCAACTATCATCACGAGACCTCGCGCAGCTATACGGATTTCGGCTTGCTGACCTGCGATGAAGCGCTGACGCAGGACGTGGCCCAGGTCTTCAGCCAGCTGACCGGCCGCGGCCAGACGCAAAGCATGACCCATATCTGGCAATCGCCGTTTACGCTCAAGCAGCAGCTGCTGGCAGCGATCCGGGGCGAGACCGAACACGCCAGGGCCGGGCGCGAGGGCCGCATCGTCGCCAAGATGAATATGCTGCTGGAGCCCGAGCTGATCCAGGCGCTGTATGACGCGTCAGGCCAGGGCGTGCGCATCGACCTGATCGTGCGGGGCGCGTGCGCGCTGCGTCCGGGTGTGGCCGGACTGTCCGAGCACATTACGGTGAAATCGGTGATGGGCCGGTTTCTCGAGCACTCGCGCATCTTCTGCTTCCACGACGGCGGCGCCGAACGGGTCATGCTGTCGAGCGGGGAATGGATGGAACGAAGCCTGTCGCGTCGCATCGAAATTTGCTTTCCGGTGCTCGATGCGCGCCTGAAGGCAAGGATTCTTGCCGAGGGCCTGGAGCCGTATCTGTCCGACCGGCGTGAAGCGTGGATGATGACGCCCGAAGGCAACTATGTGCGCCCGCCGGTGCCGGACGGGGAGTCGGCGCAGCGCAGGCTGCTGGCTGCGTTGACATGA
- a CDS encoding cupin domain-containing protein, which produces MKRSIAMAASLVLLMSAPLASAAPPEVVVQSLTTRALPDYAGKEVQMITVEYPPGGFDPVHRHDAHAFVYVLEGSIVMGVKGGKEVTLKAGETFYEGPDDLHTVGRNASKTRPAKFVVFLLKKQGAPVFTPVN; this is translated from the coding sequence ATGAAACGGTCGATCGCCATGGCGGCAAGCCTGGTGCTGCTGATGTCGGCGCCGCTGGCCAGCGCCGCGCCGCCCGAGGTGGTGGTCCAGTCGCTGACCACCAGGGCGCTGCCCGACTATGCGGGCAAGGAAGTGCAGATGATCACGGTGGAGTACCCGCCCGGCGGCTTCGACCCGGTGCATCGCCATGATGCGCATGCGTTCGTCTATGTGCTCGAGGGCAGCATTGTCATGGGCGTGAAGGGCGGCAAGGAAGTTACGCTGAAGGCGGGCGAAACCTTCTACGAAGGCCCGGACGACCTCCACACCGTCGGTCGCAATGCCAGCAAGACCAGGCCAGCGAAGTTCGTCGTGTTCCTGCTCAAGAAGCAGGGTGCGCCGGTCTTTACGCCGGTGAACTAG
- a CDS encoding GlxA family transcriptional regulator — MHHVAIALYPGFQALNLAVSTVLEFANRALGEPLYQVHLLSEHGGPVASSGGFAVSTVPFGRRRFDTVLVVGDNDVLPAPPALVRFLQRAARTSRRIGATCTGAFTLAEAGLLAGRRATTHWYYAEELRRRFPDVSVEEDRIFIIDGPVWTSAGMSACIDLALALVEKDAGAAVARGVARSLVVYHRRAGGQSQFSALLELEPRSDRIRGALDFARQNLQQDLSVEQLANAAHLSARQFSRAFRDETGQSPAKAVERLRVEAARLMMESGRHPIDVVARDTGFGDAERMRRAFLRAFGQPPQAIRRMARGGALQTA, encoded by the coding sequence ATGCACCATGTGGCCATTGCGCTCTATCCAGGCTTCCAGGCGCTGAACCTTGCGGTGTCGACGGTGCTCGAGTTCGCCAACCGGGCGCTTGGCGAGCCGCTGTACCAGGTTCACTTGCTGTCCGAACATGGCGGCCCCGTGGCGAGCTCCGGCGGCTTTGCCGTCAGCACCGTGCCCTTTGGCCGGCGTCGCTTCGATACCGTGCTGGTGGTGGGCGACAATGACGTGCTGCCCGCACCGCCGGCCCTGGTGAGGTTCCTGCAGCGCGCGGCGCGCACTTCGCGGCGCATCGGCGCCACGTGTACCGGTGCCTTTACCCTGGCGGAGGCGGGCCTGCTGGCCGGCCGCCGTGCCACCACGCACTGGTATTACGCCGAGGAGCTGCGGCGCCGCTTCCCGGACGTCAGCGTGGAGGAGGACCGCATCTTTATCATCGACGGTCCGGTGTGGACCTCGGCCGGGATGTCGGCCTGCATCGACCTGGCGCTGGCGCTGGTGGAGAAGGACGCCGGCGCCGCGGTCGCGCGCGGCGTGGCCAGGAGCCTGGTTGTGTACCATCGCCGCGCCGGCGGCCAGTCGCAATTCTCGGCGCTGCTGGAGCTGGAGCCGCGCTCCGACCGCATTCGCGGTGCGCTGGATTTCGCCCGGCAGAACCTGCAACAGGACCTGTCGGTGGAGCAGCTGGCGAATGCGGCGCACCTCAGCGCCCGCCAGTTCTCGCGCGCCTTCCGCGACGAAACCGGGCAGAGCCCGGCCAAGGCCGTTGAGCGCCTGCGCGTCGAGGCGGCGCGGCTGATGATGGAAAGCGGCCGCCATCCCATCGATGTGGTCGCCCGCGATACCGGCTTTGGCGATGCCGAGCGCATGCGGCGTGCCTTCCTGCGTGCGTTCGGGCAACCGCCCCAGGCGATCCGCCGCATGGCGCGCGGCGGCGCCTTGCAGACGGCCTAG
- a CDS encoding ABC transporter ATP-binding protein has product MHEPTTIALRQCGKTFPDGTRALEPLDLDIGAGETVVLLGPSGCGKTTTLRMIAGLEFPDPGGEVLFGGAAVTHLPIEQRGVGMVFQNYALFPNMTVAENIGYGLRVRKVDAQTRRRRVDDMLAMMQLGAFANRRVDQLSGGQRQRVALARAIAVQPRVLLLDEPLTALDAKLRDALRADINQLLRSLRITTVYVTHDQAEAMALGDRIIVMDKGRIAQSGTPQDIYRHPANAFVADFIGSMNRLPAAADHQVWRVPGGALPREPRPIEMEQVELMFRPEDVALADAPNAPDVHVAGSVVTALFLGHATRLLVDVGAPAPIVLDTARRDRWVAGDRVGLRIDTGHLLTVPAAPSVSVGSAA; this is encoded by the coding sequence ATGCATGAGCCCACCACCATCGCCCTGCGCCAATGCGGCAAGACCTTCCCCGACGGCACGCGCGCGCTCGAACCACTGGACCTGGACATCGGTGCCGGCGAAACTGTCGTGCTGCTCGGTCCGTCCGGCTGCGGCAAGACCACCACGCTGCGGATGATCGCGGGGCTGGAATTTCCCGATCCGGGCGGCGAGGTCCTGTTCGGCGGCGCAGCGGTCACGCATCTGCCGATCGAACAGCGCGGTGTCGGCATGGTGTTCCAGAACTATGCCCTGTTCCCCAATATGACCGTGGCCGAGAATATTGGCTATGGCCTGCGCGTGCGCAAGGTCGACGCACAGACCCGCCGGCGCCGGGTCGACGACATGCTCGCCATGATGCAGCTGGGCGCCTTCGCCAACCGGCGCGTCGACCAGCTGTCCGGGGGCCAGCGCCAACGCGTGGCGCTGGCGCGCGCCATCGCCGTGCAGCCGCGTGTGCTGCTGCTGGACGAACCGCTGACCGCGCTCGATGCCAAGCTGCGCGATGCGCTGCGCGCCGACATCAACCAGCTGCTGCGCAGCCTGCGCATCACCACCGTGTATGTCACGCACGACCAGGCCGAGGCGATGGCGCTTGGCGACCGCATCATCGTGATGGACAAGGGCCGCATCGCGCAAAGCGGCACGCCGCAGGACATCTACCGGCATCCGGCCAATGCCTTCGTCGCCGACTTCATCGGCTCGATGAATCGCTTGCCGGCGGCTGCGGATCACCAGGTATGGCGCGTGCCTGGTGGCGCCTTGCCGCGTGAGCCGCGGCCCATCGAGATGGAGCAGGTGGAGCTGATGTTCCGGCCCGAGGACGTAGCGCTGGCCGACGCACCGAATGCGCCCGACGTCCATGTGGCCGGCAGTGTCGTCACGGCCCTGTTCCTTGGCCATGCGACCCGGCTGCTGGTCGATGTCGGCGCACCGGCCCCGATCGTGCTCGATACCGCGCGACGCGACCGCTGGGTAGCCGGCGACCGCGTTGGCCTGCGTATCGATACTGGCCATCTGCTGACGGTGCCCGCTGCGCCCTCGGTGTCAGTAGGGAGCGCGGCATGA
- a CDS encoding SDR family NAD(P)-dependent oxidoreductase, translating to MTTHTYAGTALITGASSGIGAIYADRLARRGHDLILVARNRSRLETLARRITDQTGRSVEIVTADLGQAAELRHVENILRTDASITTLVNNAGFGGASPLLVSDADTMQAMIELNVTALTRLTYAAAPAFVARGRGTIINIASIVALAPEVLNGVYGGSKAFVLAFTQSLQHELAGHGVRVQAVLPGATRTAFWDIAGHPVENLPETLVMDGDDLVDAALAGLDQGEVITLPSLPDAADWQAFEAARAALGPNLSHAQPAARYGIAR from the coding sequence GTGACAACTCATACCTACGCTGGCACCGCCCTGATCACCGGGGCGTCTTCGGGCATCGGCGCCATCTACGCGGACCGGCTCGCGCGCCGCGGCCATGACCTGATCCTGGTGGCGCGCAACCGCAGCCGCCTCGAGACCCTGGCGCGGCGCATCACCGACCAGACCGGCCGCTCCGTCGAGATCGTCACGGCCGACCTGGGCCAGGCGGCCGAACTACGCCATGTCGAGAACATCCTGAGGACGGACGCCAGCATCACCACGCTGGTCAACAACGCGGGCTTCGGTGGCGCGTCGCCGTTGCTGGTGTCGGATGCGGACACCATGCAGGCGATGATCGAACTCAACGTCACGGCGCTGACCCGCCTCACCTACGCCGCCGCGCCCGCCTTCGTGGCGCGGGGCCGGGGCACGATCATCAATATTGCGTCGATCGTCGCGCTCGCGCCCGAGGTGCTGAACGGCGTGTACGGCGGCTCCAAGGCCTTTGTGCTGGCCTTTACCCAGTCGCTGCAGCATGAGCTTGCCGGCCACGGCGTGCGGGTCCAGGCGGTGCTGCCGGGGGCGACCCGCACGGCGTTCTGGGATATTGCCGGCCACCCTGTCGAGAACCTGCCGGAAACGCTGGTGATGGACGGCGACGACCTTGTCGATGCTGCACTGGCAGGACTGGACCAGGGCGAGGTGATCACGCTGCCGTCGTTGCCCGACGCCGCGGACTGGCAGGCCTTCGAGGCGGCACGCGCCGCGCTCGGGCCCAATCTTTCGCATGCGCAGCCGGCGGCGCGGTACGGGATTGCGCGCTGA